A segment of the Oncorhynchus tshawytscha isolate Ot180627B linkage group LG19, Otsh_v2.0, whole genome shotgun sequence genome:
AGTGGTGGGCAGACAACTGACTTTATGCCATGCTATGAATTATGCTTTTGTTATTCAAGATCTAATTCAACAAGACTTTCTATAAAACAGTTTACACCTCAACGGGAGACTTCTGGGTATTTCATATTTTCACAATGCATTTCCTACAAATGTTGTGACTATGTAATGTTTGTGCTGATCTGTGTGCACAAAAGGGTCAATTAATATGGCAAAAGCTGAAGTCAAGTCTGTGTACCCAAGGAGTAGTGTAGACTTCAAATGCTATTTGTCCCATTACCCATTCTCAAGTATCAACTCTCACTAAAAATACTACATATTATTTGAAGACACCCCCTACAGTTTACAAATAATGTAGGGCAGCCAAATCTGTTTGGCCTTCTTGCCAGGTCATCCTTGCAAAATAGGTTTTTAACCTCAATGGGtcttacctggctaaataaaggttaaataaataaaacatatccTATATTTCAGGGAATTCACATGATCTTTGTGGGGGCAGCAATTAAGAATGGAAACTAAAGTTCCAGAAAGTTCCTCGATTTGACCACGTCTCCTTAAAGAGCAGCGAAGTGCATCAGGTCATGAAGACATTACATTTGGAAGAAAACTTTAATTTGAGTACTCAAACtgtaaaataaaaacaagatTTTGTGATTTGCATAATAAACTACATTCACCAGAAATAAGCACAAGTTTACTATTGTTTTTCTTTTCCAAAGTAGATGAATGTTAATAAAAACAAAGTTATAGAAAACACAGCCATGTTTTATCAAATTCAGCTGTAATTCTCAACATAATGCAAGCAACTCAAAAAGGTAGCTTAATCAAGActacagacagtagcctacatatGACAGAACACAGTATTAGTGACAGGTCCAAAGTTGTACAACATACTTTAAATCAACCTAGtataaaaatatacagtaccagtcaaaagtttggacacacctactcattcaagggtttttctttatttgaactattttctacattgtagaataatagtgaagacatcaaaactaggaaataacacacatggaactATGTAGTAACAACAAAAAGTGTTCATTCAAAAtgagattctacaaagtagccaccctttgccttgatgacagcttcgcacatgattggcattccctcaaccagcttcacatagaatgattttccaaaagtcttgggagttcccacatatgctgacacagcctggaggtgtgttgggtcattgtcctgttgaaaatcaaattatagtcctactaagcgcaaaccagatgggatggcgtatcattgcagaatgctgtagtagccatgctgattaagtgtgccttgaactctaaataaatcacagacagtgtccccagcaaagaacccccacgccatcacacctcctcctccatgcttcacggtgggaaccacacatgccgaGATCATCCCTTCAcaaactctgcgtctcacaaagacacagcggttggaattaaaatctcaaatttggacacatcagaccaaaggaaagatttccaccggtttaatgtccattgctcatgtttcttggtccaagcaagtcccttcttattattggtgttctttagtaatggtttctttgcagcaattcgaccatgaaagcctgattcatgcagtctcctctgaacagttgatgttgagatgtgtctgttacttgaactctgtgaagcatttatttgagccgctaaaaataaaataaagaaaaaccctggaatgagtaggtgtgtccaaacttgactggtccAGTATATAAAGAGCAATTTAAAAAGTTGAGACATGCACCACACCATTCAGACACAGCAGACAAAGTAATTCAGGTGAACTGATGATCAAATggtgaacaaaataacaaagtgagaaAAGTGTTTGAATATCCACACCACCTAAGCCAGACCAAGTAAGTTCTGAATTTGTGATTGCTAAATAAAGACTGAGAAATTATACAGTTCGAGAATTGAGTGAAATGAatagaaaaataaaaatgtgatcaaaaaataaaataacatccaaaataaccacatctgcacaAACTAAAAAGTTAACAAATAGAATCATTATGCAAGCACCAACACATTTTGATTAAGGAATGAGTGATTACAACGGGACTAAAACATCAGAGACCAGCTCCCAGGAATCACTGGAAGTCAAACATTTTCACATGCCTCCAGCAAGAAACAAGAATTCTGTTCCTTTTAAAAGCTCTCAAAACaatatataaaatgcatattattttATATGCATGTATACACTGCCATGTTGACAAAAGCACATTTTGTTTGCAGTGTGTTCCCAAAAGGTTCCATTCTTGCGATGTCAGTGGAGCAACATTTAGCATGTTTACCAACACAAACTAGAAAATGCTTTAAATATAATTAACAATTGTACAAAATAAAGCTGAAGATATAAAAATAATTGCCTACACATTGTATGCCATGTAAAATGTACACATTCTACAATATGAATAACGAACCAAGTTCCACCATGTACAAAAATAGTTAACATTTTACAACAGCATGTGATTGTACTTTTATTGACATAACAAATGAAGACCCATAGAGCTCATGGATTGACTGTTCGTGACTGATTTTCACGTCTCCTTGATGCGATATCAATATCTATAGAGTCTTTACCAACAATGAGCCGGAGGCGTTTTGTTGGTGGAAGTGGAATAAAATCATCGTCAAACTCTTCATGGTCAGATGCATCTTCATCCTCTTCTTCTGAAGAGGACGAGTCTTCCTCTGTGTCATCGTGCATTCCAAATGTTGCTACTGTGGGCCCAAAgacctcccctgcctccctctctactatacctgtGAAGGGCCCACTACCATGGCAATACTGGCTGAGCCTCCTGCTGTCCCACTCATGCTGCAGGTGAATCTTCAGTTTGGAAGAGCGAATGTGTTCCACAGGACTGAGgccatgtttggaggaatggATGTGTTCCACAGGACTGaagccatgtttggaggaaaggaTGTGTTCCACAGGACTGAGGCCATGTTTGGAGGAACGGATGTGTTCCACAGGACTGAGGCCATGTTTGGAGGAACGGATGTGTTCCACAGGACTGaggccatgtttggaggaaaggaTGTGGTCCACAGGACTGAAGCCATGTTTGGAGGAACGGATGTGTTCCACAGGACTGAGgccatgtttggaggaatggATGTGTTCCACAGGACTGAAGCCATGTTTGGAGGAACGGATGTGTTCCACAGGACTAAGgccatgtttggaggaatggATGTGGTCCACAGGACTGAAGCCATGTTTGGAGGAGCGGATGTGTTCCACTGGACTGAGGCCATGTTTGGAGGAGCGGATGTGTTCCACAGGACTGAGgccatgtttggaggaatggATGTGGTCCACAGGACTGAAAGTCCCATTACTCCATCTGGCTGCATAAGAGCTCCTCTTTGTCTTTGCATGGTGATGGCTCTTCCCAAATTTCATGCTGGTCTTTGTGGAGCTGGAGGACTTGACAGGGTCAGACTCACCAGGCTCAATCCTACTGCTGCCGCTGTCCCTTCGTCTCCGCAGGGTTAATTTGGGAATGCCTGAGCTGTTGTTGGCTAGGATCAGCTGGGAATCATAGCGCGTAATCTGCTGTTTCTTCTTCCCCTTGCCAAGGTGGAGAAGCTTGTCTCCCTTAGACAGATTGTTGTAGTACTCACGACCATCAGGCAGGCATTGCAACTCTTTCCTGCATTCAGCTATGTCTGGGGTACGGGCTGCATGGTGCAGGCCTGGAACCTCCTCCTGGAGAAGGGATGCTGGTCTGAAAGAGTGCTGCTCCTCCTGATTTATCATTTGCCTCTGTCTGGGACAGGTCTCACTTGGACACTTGATATCCAGGCTTGGGCTGATTATCCAGTGACCATCTGTGACATACTCTCTGAGGTCTGAAGGATTGGTCTTACTAACCACACCACAGTTTGGTTCAAGTTTAATGTTGTCAGACCCCTGTGTGCCAACTGATGCTCTGGTTGAACTGCGAGTTCTGTGAGTGCAAGCTAAACCATCAGGGCACCTACTACCATCTTTCATTGGGTTCTGAATGTGTTCCTTCACAGTGTAGTGCACAAGACAACCCCTTGTTCCCACCACTTGCTTGGGTCCTTGCTTATCCATCGCACTCTTTCGCGAGACCCTGTTACTGACTAATTCTGTGGGGTCCTTAAGGCACAAACCCATAGCTTCTACCTCAATGGGGAACCTGTGAGCAGTTACCTGACACCTTCTTCCTAGCTTGTGCAAAGGCTTTACGGACTTTGAGTTTCGTCTCTCTTGCACGTTGGAGTTCTTTGAGTGTCTTTGATTGAATGATGAGGTAGGCATAGGCATTTTGGACAGAGTTTGCCTGCTTAGGGCTTGTGCGTCACTGAGCCTGGTCACACTGGAACAGGCTGTCCTCCCTACTGCTAAGATGTGGACAGgaaaaataagaaataacagCAGAACAGTCATCAGAAAGTTGGACAAACATTACTAAACTCTAATGACAATCATTGCAAAATTGCAATGTATTAGAATATTATTATGTAGCATGTTATAGTTCTTAATGCAAGTATGTGTGTCCAGTAAATCTTATAATTGACCAATAGCAGCTATACATCCTTAACCCAGGGATTGACCCTAAGGTCTGAAAATCACTTGCCCATCGGGGAAGTCAGGACTCTGGAATATTTTTTAGTTGCCCGAAGATTATGATCACTTGCCTGAAAATGTAAATGAGCTTTTTACATGCAGAAATATCAGATATAGCCTGCCTTTCTCCTACACATAGCGGAGGAACCTGAAAGATCACCATTAGAAATCATCGTATTTTGGTAACCATCAGTAACCATGTCCTGAATTTCCTGGGGCAACCACAGAGTAAACACAACTTGCCTAACTGCCATAAAAGCCAAAAATTGTCCATCTTCCACTTAAACAATGGGGAGAAACCAAAAGCTCAGTTTAAGGCCACTAGAATTCTTTGCATTTTGGTTGTTTTCAGTTTTATTGTTGAAATCACCTGCTCAATGGGGCAACCACAAAGTAGGCTCAACTTGCATGACTGGTTCAGTTCACTCGCCCTAGCCTCGACAATATGCCACCCTTAATGCCAATCCCTGCTCAACCTCAAAGGTGCACTTACATGAATGTGTGTCACGATTTTCCTGAGAGTCTGGATCCATATTAGAGCCGTCCAACTGACTGTCAGAGCATTTGCTGTCTTCTAATTTCTTAAGTCGATGGAGccgtttgtctgtctctctcaggccATACATGCTGTTGATAATAGGAGTGGCCGTAGACTGCCCAGTCTTCGGTTTGAAAGCACCAGCACTGCGCCTGAAGGGACCCGAAGATGTGAAATAGCAAAATCCTAGCCAATGTAGGACTCATTATTATACATATAAAGTAACTACAAGTTTGATATTAAATCAATAAATTATACCTTTCACAGGTGTAACATTCACAGAGTTCATTATTTTCCCCAAAGAAGccatctccatagtaacaggagaTTTCTTCCCCAGGTTCAATATCCCTCAGAACCTTGACACATGCTGTATCTCGCCCAGTGGAAACAAACTGTAAAAACACATTCATAAACATTTGTTAGCCATTTGTACAATTCACTTCATTTCACACAATACTTTTGATTTGCAGGCATTGGTATTACTTGCCTTGCAATTTGGCCTGCAATCTGGAAAACAAACATATGTTTAGTCTCTTAATATAGGTATTTGAATTCTATCATAAGTGTGTTGAATGAGGCAGACAGTTATTGTCAAGTGCATGGGGATGTATACCATGGTTGATGAAGGCTGCAGGTCCCAGCCACAGTTGAGCACAGTTCTTGCGGGTGGAGTACATCACACTGAAGTCATTTTCACCATGTCGCAGTAAAATGCTTTCCTCATGCTGTGATAGCTCAGCAATGCAGCCCACCAGGTATTCCATCTTATCATTAGTTTTCCTTGGGAAAATATGAATGAGGGATATTTGAGATTGTAAAATGACTATATACACAGTGCAACATTTTCTTTAAACAAAATGTATCCTACTAAAATTATTATATCCTTACCACTCTTTTGTTGCTACAATTTTGGCTCCATTCTGCTCAGAGGAATAACGATTGCAGGGAAGTATTTCAAACCCACTGTTAGTTGCAAATATTCGTAGGTAAACAAAAACctgccaaaacacacacaaaataatagTTTCCACATATTTTTGTTTCGATGATGGTTCATGCTTTTTGCGCAACAGATATTTCAAGATAACTTACATGCTCTTTGAAGAGTTTGCCCTGAGCCTTCGTCTTGTGGTGAAAGTGGGGTCTTGACCAGTCCCCAGCAGTCAAGGCATGGAAGGCCTTCTCGAGGTTATCATGTTTTTTAAAGCACTCTAGCACCTCCTTCAAATGTCCTTGTCGGTCCTTGATGGGTCGAAACCTAAGCACACCATCAGTCCATTTTTAACCACTTTCCAAACCATTCTCAATACAAATGTTATGCAGCTGGTGCATCGAGTCATAGCCTATCGTGATAGGCAAATTTGTCTGAGGCATACGAGTAAACCGCCTCCCCAGATGTTGTGAAACTTTGGCTGCTGACTTATGCACAAGCTATTATGACAAATGTGGACAATTGTGAGCCAGAAAGAGACAAACCTGCTATTCATCTTATGGGTCTGGAAGCCGAGGTAGGGGTCCAGAATAAGACTTGTAGTCAAGTCATCATTCTCACAGAGTTCCTTTGGAGTCATACCTGACGACGAGGTATGACGTCTCTCTGCCTCAAGGGTAGAACTGATGACACCTGAGGTGAAaattttgaaaaataaatgattgagccccccccccctcccccccaaaatgtACAATTCAAATAAATCTGCCAATAGTCCAGTGTAATTTATTAATGAAGCTAAAAGGGGTCATTTATGGTGAGCATTGCCAGAGAACAGCACTTACGTTGACTACATCTCCTACTTCTTAAGGAGCCCTTGCTCTGTCGCAGGGACCTGGCCGAGGTTATGGATCGATCACTGGAGAATCTGCTGCAATGCCGCCTGCCATTCAACACCATGTTCTTGGATTCCCCCATCTACCTCATTACGCCAGATCCAGCAGCATTTACCCTAGTCTGTGCTTGAAGATCTGCAGTGAGGATGAGGGGAGGTTAGGAGGCCAGGGTGGTTGAATCTTATCTTGATACTGACAGGGATCGAGTACTATGCATTCTGGACCTAGACAAAGAAACAACATGGTTTGAGAGTAAAGACTTGAAGGCAATGAACTTCAAAGATCAAATAGGGGCTGCTTATGTTTCTgtcaagttataaatagctctacggtatgcaatgactgacatgacaaggggaaaactgatgatgcacttCCAAATTTCAAAGTTtcaccttatgtgtgtgtgtgggggggtatagTTGAAATAGTAGGATGTACAAGTTGTAattttcctcttgtcatgtcagtcattgcataccttagagaacTAGTTATACCTTGTCAAAAATGACCTGATCGACTAGCCAGCTAACGATTTTTAGCTAGGTTTTTAGCCCATATATTTTGTTGCAATGTTGGAGTCACTCAAATATCTCATAAATACACATTACACATGGAGAAAGAAAATGTGCTTTAAGACAGAAAAAAATTACCTGCACTACATgacatgtgtagaattgcagggaataagctttaaacctgcaacaTTTGCTCTCCGCCAACAAGAGGGGCGTGAACAATCAGTCATGAACAGTGTttatgcccatagaaatagacgtgATGCGCACAAGAGGGGTGCGGGATGTTCCCCAATTCAGGAAGGGAGGCCTGAGTGAAAACGTATGGGAACCCCTGCTCCATACCATCAGTTGAAAACCTAAGACAAGTTTCACATGTTATGGTCACATACGCAGGATACAGCAgctgtaaacagtacagtgaaatgcttaactgtAAGCCCCTTGAGTTATCGACAGTTACTCCTGAAGGAGAAACTGCAAGCGCATCAACTAAGCAGAAAGTGGGGCCTAACAAAGATACTGAACAGATGGTAGCTAATGGTTTATCAAAGGCTGACACCTTGTGGTTGCATGTCAACTTTCACGAGTTTCCATATCATATTATTTCATCTGGTCTATTTATTAATTTCTTCTTTCTCGACAGGCAACTTTACACCTAAACACATCGGGTCGTCCTAGCCAGTGTAACGTGGCACAACAATCAACTCAACTAGCTAGTGCAAGATCCCAGTCGAATTAAAAATCTAGGCTAACGTTAGCATGCTAACACCACATGCCTCAGGACTGATGCAGATGCTATGCGCGTTCTAGTTACCAAGTTAGCTGGGGCTTCATGCTGGCTACATGTAGTTATTAGTACTTACTCTGCTTTTGAAAATATCTGCTTCCcacttagctaacgttagctatataCATGAAAGCTAGCGAATGCTAAAGCTTGGGCCAAGACATCACAACGAACAAtgccacagctagctagctaacgttattccACCGAAACAAAGGCCATGAAATCTCCGTTAAAAAAAGTGTCGCTGATGAGACACACTATCCAAAATACTCACTTTGTTATTCCAGCGTTTGTACTACTATGTGATCCATCATGCACGACAAGATCTGAACAAATATAAATTGCTACCTTTAGTTAAAACGTCAATCAGAGGAAACAAACATTTACATTTCAAGATGGCGGTCAGGGGAAGATGGGAATAAAGATGTCTGGACATACAATTGGCAGTGTTTGATGTTACGGCAGTTTCATAGATTAATCCATGAGTACATGAAGTTTAGTAACTGTTGTATTAGCTAactaaattgtaaaaaataataataataataacaccacaGTAGCCGACGCTTTATAAATTGAAGTAGCCTGCGCACTGCTTACTCAAACTTGAAACACATGAACATTTGAGAGAACCTTGGCGCGCGATTTGATGACGTTG
Coding sequences within it:
- the kmt5b gene encoding histone-lysine N-methyltransferase KMT5B isoform X1, with amino-acid sequence MGESKNMVLNGRRHCSRFSSDRSITSARSLRQSKGSLRSRRCSQRVISSTLEAERRHTSSSGMTPKELCENDDLTTSLILDPYLGFQTHKMNSRFRPIKDRQGHLKEVLECFKKHDNLEKAFHALTAGDWSRPHFHHKTKAQGKLFKEHVFVYLRIFATNSGFEILPCNRYSSEQNGAKIVATKEWKTNDKMEYLVGCIAELSQHEESILLRHGENDFSVMYSTRKNCAQLWLGPAAFINHDCRPNCKFVSTGRDTACVKVLRDIEPGEEISCYYGDGFFGENNELCECYTCERRSAGAFKPKTGQSTATPIINSMYGLRETDKRLHRLKKLEDSKCSDSQLDGSNMDPDSQENRDTHSSVGRTACSSVTRLSDAQALSRQTLSKMPMPTSSFNQRHSKNSNVQERRNSKSVKPLHKLGRRCQVTAHRFPIEVEAMGLCLKDPTELVSNRVSRKSAMDKQGPKQVVGTRGCLVHYTVKEHIQNPMKDGSRCPDGLACTHRTRSSTRASVGTQGSDNIKLEPNCGVVSKTNPSDLREYVTDGHWIISPSLDIKCPSETCPRQRQMINQEEQHSFRPASLLQEEVPGLHHAARTPDIAECRKELQCLPDGREYYNNLSKGDKLLHLGKGKKKQQITRYDSQLILANNSSGIPKLTLRRRRDSGSSRIEPGESDPVKSSSSTKTSMKFGKSHHHAKTKRSSYAARWSNGTFSPVDHIHSSKHGLSPVEHIRSSKHGLSPVEHIRSSKHGFSPVDHIHSSKHGLSPVEHIRSSKHGFSPVEHIHSSKHGLSPVEHIRSSKHGFSPVDHILSSKHGLSPVEHIRSSKHGLSPVEHIRSSKHGLSPVEHILSSKHGFSPVEHIHSSKHGLSPVEHIRSSKLKIHLQHEWDSRRLSQYCHGSGPFTGIVEREAGEVFGPTVATFGMHDDTEEDSSSSEEEDEDASDHEEFDDDFIPLPPTKRLRLIVGKDSIDIDIASRRRENQSRTVNP
- the kmt5b gene encoding histone-lysine N-methyltransferase KMT5B isoform X2 codes for the protein MGESKNMVLNGRRHCSRFSSDRSITSARSLRQSKGSLRSRRCSQRVISSTLEAERRHTSSSGMTPKELCENDDLTTSLILDPYLGFQTHKMNSRFRPIKDRQGHLKEVLECFKKHDNLEKAFHALTAGDWSRPHFHHKTKAQGKLFKEHVFVYLRIFATNSGFEILPCNRYSSEQNGAKIVATKEWKTNDKMEYLVGCIAELSQHEESILLRHGENDFSVMYSTRKNCAQLWLGPAAFINHDCRPNCKFVSTGRDTACVKVLRDIEPGEEISCYYGDGFFGENNELCECYTCERRSAGAFKPKTGQSTATPIINSMYGLRETDKRLHRLKKLEDSKCSDSQLDGSNMDPDSQENRDTHSLGRTACSSVTRLSDAQALSRQTLSKMPMPTSSFNQRHSKNSNVQERRNSKSVKPLHKLGRRCQVTAHRFPIEVEAMGLCLKDPTELVSNRVSRKSAMDKQGPKQVVGTRGCLVHYTVKEHIQNPMKDGSRCPDGLACTHRTRSSTRASVGTQGSDNIKLEPNCGVVSKTNPSDLREYVTDGHWIISPSLDIKCPSETCPRQRQMINQEEQHSFRPASLLQEEVPGLHHAARTPDIAECRKELQCLPDGREYYNNLSKGDKLLHLGKGKKKQQITRYDSQLILANNSSGIPKLTLRRRRDSGSSRIEPGESDPVKSSSSTKTSMKFGKSHHHAKTKRSSYAARWSNGTFSPVDHIHSSKHGLSPVEHIRSSKHGLSPVEHIRSSKHGFSPVDHIHSSKHGLSPVEHIRSSKHGFSPVEHIHSSKHGLSPVEHIRSSKHGFSPVDHILSSKHGLSPVEHIRSSKHGLSPVEHIRSSKHGLSPVEHILSSKHGFSPVEHIHSSKHGLSPVEHIRSSKLKIHLQHEWDSRRLSQYCHGSGPFTGIVEREAGEVFGPTVATFGMHDDTEEDSSSSEEEDEDASDHEEFDDDFIPLPPTKRLRLIVGKDSIDIDIASRRRENQSRTVNP